The following proteins are encoded in a genomic region of Glycine max cultivar Williams 82 chromosome 18, Glycine_max_v4.0, whole genome shotgun sequence:
- the LOC100814122 gene encoding inactive receptor-like serine/threonine-protein kinase At2g40270: MEERWRFITWLKLFRVFVAVVSLFLFILEPIWCSTLNNEGLALQKMRERVVRDPLGALSSWNSKGEIDPCSWFGVECSHGNVVSLNLKDLCLHGTLALEIGKLVHIKSIILRNNYFYGDIPKEILQLEDLEVLDLGYNNFSGQFPFHDLATYPSLTTLLLDNNDHLASLTPEVYELKTFSELHVAEEQLTGATTREACVRITNNWHIGTHGDIASRRALLQEANGEKRGDDDTETLSPSPFPSTLSPFSEPFSPSESPSDSPISSPEVSPSPSPSLSNFFFTLSPSPSPEVAPTPDLSPPANPPMVVSTPPQSNWVSMPSPASSSNQGNANSSNPKQHTAIIWSTVGGFSFLILVSAIAFVCFRSNKVVTVKPWTTGLSGQLQKAFVSGVPSLKRTELEVACEDFSNIIGSLPEGTIYKGTLSSGVEIGVASSAVTSSQNWSKNMETQFRKKIEMLSRVNHKNFVNLIGYCEENKPFTRMMVFEYAPNGTLFEHLHIREAEQLDWGMRMRIAMGIAYCLEHLHQLTPPIAYRNILSSSIYLTEDYAAKLSDLSFWTDIVSTKKGSEAPQLLETPSAYIKANVYSFGVLLFELITGRIPFAVENGLFEDWAEEYMKGQPLRDLVDTSLNSLQANEIEKWEEVVKSCVHPDPEKRPTMREVTAKLKEITAMGPDGATPKASPLWWAEIEIMSSDLSLDVKP; encoded by the exons ATGGAAGAACGGTGGAGATTCATCACTTGGTTGAAGCTCTTCCGCGTGTTTGTGGCTGTTGTGTCTCTATTCCTGTTCATCTTGGAACCTATTTGGTGTTCGACTCTCAACAACGAAG GGTTGGCTCTACAAAAGATGAGGGAGAGGGTGGTGAGAGATCCATTGGGTGCTTTATCAAGTTGGAATAGCAAAGGAGAGATTGATCCCTGTTCCTGGTTTGGAGTAGAGTGCTCCCACGGCAATGTTGTATCCTT GAACTTGAAAGATCTATGTCTTCACGGAACACTAGCACTTGAAATTGGGAAGCTGGTTCACATTAAATCAAT CATTTTGCGCAACAATTATTTCTACGGAGACATCCCTAAGGAAATACTACAATTAGAGGACCTGGAAGTTCTTGACTTAGGATATAACAACTTTAGTGGACAATTTCCATTTCATGACCTTGCAACCTATCCATCCCTGACTACCCT TTTATTGGACAACAATGACCATCTTGCCAGCTTAACTCCAGAAGTGTATGAGCTCAAGACATTTTCTGAATTGCATGTAGCTGAAGAACAACTAACTGGTGCCACCACTAGAGAAGCATGTGTTAGGATAACTAATAACTG GCACATTGGCACACATGGGGATATAGCATCCAGAAGGGCACTTCTCCAAGAAGCAAATGGTGAAAAGAGGGGTGATGATGACACAGAAACTCTTTCACCATCACCTTTTCCCTCTACACTATCACCATTTTCTGAGCCTTTCTCACCATCAGAGAGTCCCTCAGATTCACCAATATCATCTCCTGAAGTTTCCCCTTCACCATCCCCATCTCTCTCCAATTTCTTTTTCACTCTCTCACCCTCACCTTCACCTGAGGTAGCACCAACTCCAGACTTGTCACCTCCAGCAAATCCACCTATGGTTGTGTCCACACCACCACAGTCCAATTGGGTTTCAATGCCTTCTCCTGCTTCATCTTCAAACCAAGGGAATGCAAACAGTTCAAATCCAAAGCAACATACCGCGATTATTTGGTCCACAGTTGGGGGATTCTCCTTCTTGATTTTGGTTTCAGCCATTGCTTTTGTTTGCTTCAGAAGTAACAAGGTTGTAACTGTAAAACCTTGGACCACAGGGCTGAGTGGCCAGCTGCAGAAGGCATTTGTATCAG GTGTTCCGAGTCTGAAACGAACAGAACTTGAAGTAGCTTGTGAAGATTTCAGCAACATTATTGGCTCACTTCCTGAGGGGACTATTTATAAGGGGACTCTCTCCAGCGGAGTTGAGATCGGTGTAGCATCCTCTGCAGTGACTTCATCCCAAAACTGGTCCAAAAACATGGAAACTCAGTTTCGGAAGAAG ATAGAGATGTTGTCAAGAGTGAACCACAAGAATTTTGTAAATCTTATTGGATATTGTGAAGAGAATAAGCCATTCACAAGGATGATGGTTTTTGAGTATGCTCCAAATGGAACCCTATTTGAGCATCTACACA TTAGAGAAGCAGAACAACTAGACTGGGGAATGAGAATGAGGATAGCTATGGGAATAGCCTACTGTCTGGAGCACTTGCATCAGCTGACACCACCCATTGCCTACAGAAACATACTATCTTCCTCTATATACCTGACTGAAGATTACGCAGCTAAATTATCAGACCTTAGTTTCTGGACTGATATAGTCTCCACAAAGAAGGGTTCTGAAGCCCCACAGCTGTTGGAAACTCCTTCAGCATATATAAAGGCCAATGTTTACAGCTTTGGAGTACTATTGTTCGAATTAATTACTGGAAGAATTCCCTTTGCCGTGGAGAATGGCTTATTTGAAGATTGGGCGGAGGAATATATGAAGGGGCAACCATTGAGAGACTTGGTGGACACAAGCCTGAACTCTTTGCAagcaaatgaaattgaaaaatgggAAGAAGTGGTCAAAAGCTGTGTGCATCCAGATCCAGAAAAAAGGCCAACTATGAGAGAGGTTACTGCTAAGTTGAAGGAAATCACCGCCATGGGGCCGGACGGAGCAACTCCGAAAGCATCTCCTCTTTGGTGGGCAGAAATAGAAATTATGTCCAGTGACTTAAGTTTAGACGTTAAACCATGA
- the LOC100790527 gene encoding ethylene-overproduction protein 1 codes for MRGLKLTERFKSTQVHALSSSSSETNGGNSSKASVAAATKPHNYLKRNKTMLPSWSKTKSRTTNNNSTSSLANLALLRLPSTDTIEPSIEPHLKPINLVETLSELYHRMECCTQSNKALMCAEQYSLLRGLGDQKILRRCLRTACQNAEDVLSKVVLSAWLRFERRDDELVGVCSMDCAGYVVECPKKNLEHGFSPCSVNDHCQCQKEPNQETCTDSVCLPDEESDVLFCVGSEEISCVRCRIAALSDPFNAMLYGGFAESKTNKIDFSGNGICPKGMRAVEFYSRTKRLDLFCPMTVLELLSFANRFCCVEMRSACDAHLASIVVNVEDALVLIEYGLEERATLLVGACLQVLLRELPNSLYNPKVAKIFCSFEAKERLANVGCASFLLYYFLSQVAMEESMVSKTTMMLLERMGECAAERWQKALAFHQLGCVLLERNEYKEAQHCFEAAVEEGHVYSLAGVARTKYKQGQPYSAYKLISSLIFEYKPAGWMYQERALYNMGKEKSFDLDVATELDPSLSFPYKYRALAKVEEKKIKEGIIELDRFIGFKLSPDCLELRAWLYVALEDYDSAMRDIRALLTIEPNYITSHGKIKGEYLLQLLNRGVQQKCQADCWMQLYQQWSCVDDIGSLAIIHQMLENEPGKSVLEFRQSLLLLRLNCQKAAMRSLRLARNHSSSMQERLVYEGWILYDTGYRKEALARADISIAKHRSFEAFFLKAYVLADTTLDPESSSYVIQLLKEALKCPSDGLRKGQALNNLGSIYVDCGKLELAKECYKNALAIRHTRAHQGVARIYHQKNQRKAAYDEMTKLIEKAESNASAYEKRSEYCDREMAKADLDVVTQLDPLRTYPYRYRAAVMMDEQKETEAVEELTKAIKFKPDLQMLHLRAAFYESMGDLSSALQDCQAALCLDPNHAGTLDVYRRIQRLNF; via the exons ATGCGTGGTTTGAAGCTAACTGAACGtttcaagagcactcaagttcaTGCTCTCAGTTCTTCTTCATCAGAAACAAATGGTGGCAATAGCAGCAAAGCCTCAGTGGCTGCTGCCACCAAACCTCACAACTACCTTAAGAGAAACAAAACCATGTTACCATCATGGTCAAAAACCAAATCCAGAACTACCAACAACAACTCAACCTCATCACTAGCAAACCTTGCCCTTCTTCGCCTACCTTCGACCGACACCATTGAACCATCCATAGAACCTCACCTTAAGCCCATCAACCTTGTAGAGACCTTATCAGAACTCTATCATCGCATGGAGTGTTGTACACAGTCCAACAAAGCCTTAATGTGTGCGGAACAGTACTCTCTCTTGCGTGGCCTTGGTGATCAGAAAATACTCAGAAGATGTCTCAGGACAGCATGTCAAAATGCTGAGGATGTGCTCTCCAAGGTTGTGTTGTCTGCGTGGTTGAGGTTTGAGAGGAGGGATGATGAGCTAGTTGGTGTGTGTTCAATGGATTGTGCTGGTTATGTTGTTGAGTGTCCAAAGAAGAATTTGGAACATGGGTTTAGTCCTTGTTCAGTTAATGATCACTGCCAGTGTCAGAAAGAGCCAAATCAGGAAACCTGCACTGATAGTGTGTGTTTGCCAGACGAGGAAAGTGATGTTTTGTTCTGTGTTGGAAGTGAAGAAATCAGTTGTGTTAGGTGCAGGATAGCTGCACTTTCAGACCCTTTTAATGCTATGCTCTATGGTGGCTTTGCTGAGTCCAAAACGAACAAGATCGATTTCTCAGGAAACGGGATATGTCCAAAGGGGATGAGGGCAGTGGAGTTTTACAGCAGGACTAAGAGATTGGACCTCTTCTGTCCAATGACTGTTTTGGAGCTGCTGTCCTTTGCCAATAGGTTTTGTTGTGTGGAGATGAGGTCTGCCTGTGATGCACATTTGGCTTCAATTGTTGTGAATGTTGAAGATGCATTGGTGCTTATTGAGTATGGATTGGAAGAGAGAGCCACCCTTCTTGTAGGGGCTTGCTTACAAGTGTTGCTTAGGGAGCTTCCAAATTCTCTATATAATCCAAAGGTGGCAAAAATATTCTGTAGTTTTGAGGCAAAGGAAAGGTTGGCCAATGTGGGGTGTGCTTCTTTCTTATTGTACTACTTCCTGAGTCAGGTGGCAATGGAGGAAAGCATGGTATCTAAAACCACAATGATGTTGCTGGAGAGAATGGGGGAGTGTGCTGCAGAAAGATGGCAGAAGGCACTAGCATTCCACCAATTGGGGTGTGTGCTTCTTGAAAGGAATGAATACAAAGAAGCTCAACATTGTTTTGAGGCAGCAGTTGAGGAGGGTCATGTTTATTCTTTGGCTGGTGTGGCCAGAACTAAGTACAAGCAGGGTCAACCATATTCAGCCTATAAGTTAATTAGTTCTCTCATATTTGAGTATAAACCAGCAGGGTGGATGTATCAGGAGCGTGCACTGTATAACATGGGAAAGGAAAAGAGTTTTGATTTAGATGTTGCAACTGAATTGGATCCCTCTCTTTCATTTCCATATAAGTATAGAGCACTAGCAAAGGTGGAAGAGAAGAAGATAAAGGAAGGAATTATAGAGTTAGATAGGTTTATTGGATTCAAACTCTCCCCTGATTGCCTAGAATTGAGAGCTTGGTTGTATGTTGCACTTGAGGACTATGACAGTGCAATGAGAGATATTCGGGCGCTGCTGACCATAGAACCGAATTACATAACTTCACATGGGAAGATCAAAGGGGAATACTTGCTCCAACTTCTAAACCGTGGAGTTCAGCAGAAGTGTCAGGCTGATTGCTGGATGCAGTTGTACCAACAATGGTCTTGTGTAGATGATATTGGTTCTTTGGCTATTATACATCAAATGCTAGAGAATGAGCCTGGAAAGAGTGTGCTAGAGTTTCGTCAGTCTCTCCTCCTATTGAG ATTAAACTGTCAAAAGGCTGCAATGCGCAGTTTACGATTGGCCAGAAACCATTCTAGCTCAATGCAAGAGAGGCTAGTTTATGAAGGATGGATCCTATATGACACTGGATATCGCAAAGAAGCATTGGCAAGGGCTGACATATCCATTGCAAAGCATAGATCATTTGAAGCTTTTTTTCTAAAAGCATATGTGTTGGCAGATACAACTCTGGATCCTGAATCTTCTTCCTACGTTATTCAGCTTCTAAAAGAAGCACTTAAATGTCCTTCAGATGGTCTTCGCAAAGGACAA GCATTGAATAACTTAGGGAGTATTTATGTGGATTGTGGTAAGCTTGAGCTTGCAAAAGAATGCTACAAGAATGCTCTTGCAATTAGGCACACAAGAGCTCATCAAGGTGTGGCACGCATTTATCAtcagaaaaatcaaagaaaagctgCATATGATGAGATGACCAAGCTAATTGAGAAGGCAGAGAGCAATGCCTCAGCATATGAGAAAAGATCAGAATACTGTGACCGTGAGATGGCAAAGGCTGATCTTGATGTTGTAACTCAACTTGATCCTTTAAGGACCTACCCATATAGATACAGGGCAGCAG TGATGATGGATGAGCAAAAAGAAACTGAAGCAGTAGAAGAACTCACTAAGGCCATAAAGTTCAAGCCTGACCTGCAAATGCTTCATCTACGAGCAGCATTTTATGAATCAATGGGGGACCTATCATCTGCTCTTCAAGATTGTCAGGCGGCTCTTTGCTTAGACCCAAACCATGCAGGCACACTTGATGTATATCGAAGGATACAAAGATTGAACTTTTAA